From Polynucleobacter difficilis, a single genomic window includes:
- a CDS encoding TRAP transporter permease → MTQAAIDTATQEKLDAFIKQEEGDSNDYKGLLAKFIVLVAVGMSLFHLYAAYYIVPTHQLRVVHVALVLFLLFLSFPISNRFKNRLMWWDVIFSLLAIYISYYVLSGGDDFTDRNTAPDPKDVYLGIALILLILEGVRRTNGMILVGVTVCFLLYALFGNHLPAPWTHKGYELDRLVGFMYMTLEGIYGTAIDVSATLIILFTIFGAFLQFTGAGKFFIDFSFAAMGGKSSGVGRTIVLSSFLLGGPSGSGVATTVTVGSVAAPMLDKVGYEKNAAGGLLAAGGLGAIISPPVLGAAAFLIADFLKISYLDVLLMACIPTILFYLGLFVMVEIDVRKYKMKSIHFESAESAWQLTKKYWFHFFSLISIVVFMLMGFSPVLSVFAATVVSALTSMLREDTAIIPYAWFKGKMPILSGLYNSNLTKSLAAGSTGVLAIAATCAGAGLIVGTVTLTGLGLKFSSIVIQYADGSLLLTAIFTALVVWVVGLAVPVTASYIICAVIAAPALINLGVPAFAAHMFIFYYAVLSEVSPPTALSPFAAAAICKGDPYKTTLQSWKYVAPAILVPFMFVLDKSGVSLLLMGSTAALEQANWSEIAWITFTAIAGIICLAGGLQGWFIEKTNRVERIVMIASGVALAYPTNEADIGGFIGFGLVLLSQIIRNRRQRPPAIA, encoded by the coding sequence ATGACCCAAGCAGCAATTGATACAGCAACACAAGAAAAGTTAGACGCCTTCATTAAGCAGGAAGAAGGCGACTCCAATGACTACAAAGGGCTATTGGCTAAATTTATAGTCCTGGTTGCTGTGGGTATGTCCTTGTTTCATTTATATGCAGCTTATTACATCGTGCCAACCCACCAGTTACGGGTTGTGCACGTTGCTTTAGTTCTTTTTTTACTGTTTCTGAGTTTTCCAATTTCCAATCGCTTTAAAAATCGATTGATGTGGTGGGACGTTATTTTTAGTCTCCTTGCAATCTACATTTCGTATTACGTCTTGAGTGGTGGCGATGACTTTACCGATCGCAACACCGCACCCGACCCCAAGGATGTTTATTTAGGTATTGCTTTAATTCTCCTTATTTTGGAGGGCGTACGCCGTACGAACGGCATGATCCTCGTTGGTGTCACCGTTTGTTTCTTGCTGTATGCCCTTTTTGGCAACCATTTACCGGCGCCATGGACACATAAAGGGTACGAATTAGATCGCCTCGTCGGCTTTATGTACATGACCCTAGAGGGCATCTACGGCACTGCGATTGACGTGTCTGCAACCCTCATTATTTTGTTTACGATCTTTGGCGCTTTTTTGCAATTCACGGGCGCAGGCAAGTTCTTTATTGATTTTTCCTTTGCTGCCATGGGCGGTAAATCCTCCGGTGTAGGCCGCACGATTGTGCTCTCGTCTTTCTTACTTGGCGGCCCCTCTGGCTCTGGTGTTGCTACAACCGTTACCGTTGGATCGGTTGCTGCCCCCATGCTCGATAAAGTGGGTTACGAAAAAAATGCCGCAGGCGGCTTACTAGCAGCAGGCGGATTGGGTGCGATTATTTCCCCTCCGGTACTCGGCGCTGCCGCTTTCTTAATTGCTGACTTTTTGAAGATTTCCTATTTGGATGTGCTCTTAATGGCGTGCATTCCAACCATCTTGTTTTACCTTGGCTTGTTTGTCATGGTTGAGATCGATGTACGTAAGTACAAGATGAAGAGCATTCATTTCGAATCTGCGGAATCGGCATGGCAACTCACAAAGAAGTATTGGTTTCACTTCTTTTCGCTCATTTCCATCGTAGTCTTCATGCTGATGGGCTTTTCTCCGGTATTGTCGGTGTTTGCTGCAACTGTGGTCTCGGCCTTGACCAGCATGTTGCGCGAAGATACGGCAATCATTCCGTACGCTTGGTTTAAAGGCAAGATGCCGATTCTGTCTGGCCTATACAACTCCAATCTAACTAAATCGTTGGCTGCAGGCTCTACTGGTGTCTTGGCAATTGCAGCTACCTGCGCGGGCGCTGGACTCATTGTTGGTACCGTTACCCTCACCGGCCTTGGTCTCAAATTTAGTTCGATTGTTATTCAGTATGCCGATGGCTCTTTACTTCTGACCGCCATCTTCACCGCCTTAGTGGTGTGGGTTGTTGGCCTGGCCGTTCCGGTTACAGCCTCTTACATTATTTGCGCGGTGATCGCAGCCCCTGCCCTGATTAACTTAGGTGTGCCCGCATTTGCGGCACACATGTTCATTTTCTATTACGCCGTTCTCTCCGAGGTATCCCCGCCTACTGCCCTATCGCCGTTTGCGGCTGCGGCGATCTGTAAAGGCGACCCCTATAAAACAACGCTGCAATCTTGGAAGTACGTTGCACCCGCAATTTTGGTGCCCTTTATGTTTGTGCTGGATAAGTCTGGTGTTAGTTTGTTGCTGATGGGCTCTACCGCTGCGCTTGAGCAAGCGAACTGGAGTGAGATCGCCTGGATTACATTTACTGCCATTGCCGGAATTATTTGCCTTGCGGGCGGTTTGCAAGGCTGGTTTATTGAGAAGACCAATCGCGTGGAGCGTATTGTCATGATTGCATCCGGCGTAGCGCTTGCCTACCCAACCAATGAGGCTGACATTGGCGGATTCATCGGCTTTGGCTTGGTGCTACTCTCCCAAATTATTCGTAACCGCCGTCAGCGACCACCAGCGATCGCCTAA
- a CDS encoding BrnT family toxin: MYTVHMTSLRFEWEPRKALANLKKHGISFEEAKSVFYDESAKLISDPDHSEDEDRFILLGVSHSLRLILVCHCYRSEGNVVRIISARKATAKESKAY, from the coding sequence ATGTACACTGTACATATGACTTCATTAAGATTTGAATGGGAGCCCAGAAAAGCTCTAGCCAACCTAAAGAAACACGGCATTTCTTTTGAAGAGGCGAAATCTGTGTTTTATGATGAAAGTGCTAAGTTAATTTCCGATCCAGATCATTCGGAGGATGAAGACAGATTTATCTTGCTGGGAGTAAGTCATTCTCTTCGCTTAATTTTGGTTTGCCATTGTTATCGAAGCGAGGGTAATGTCGTTCGTATTATTTCGGCTCGTAAGGCAACTGCCAAAGAGTCAAAAGCTTATTAA
- a CDS encoding BrnA antitoxin family protein: protein MRKEYDFSKARKNPYASMLKKPITIRLDEDSVSYFKSVSEEVGIPYQSLINLYLRDCAATHKKLNLSWK from the coding sequence ATGCGTAAAGAATATGATTTCTCAAAAGCACGTAAAAACCCATATGCTTCTATGCTCAAGAAGCCTATAACCATTAGATTGGACGAGGATTCAGTGAGCTACTTTAAATCGGTATCAGAAGAGGTGGGCATTCCTTATCAAAGCCTTATTAATCTCTATTTAAGAGATTGTGCAGCCACCCATAAGAAATTAAATCTTAGCTGGAAGTAG
- a CDS encoding mandelate racemase/muconate lactonizing enzyme family protein has protein sequence MPIIESIQVAAVSVPLDKVTSFSTRTVSERHYCIVKVRSKEGLEGIGFCYVGSAGGAIAKVAVEQLLAKKLIGQNSHRSEGLWMEMYDESILQGRAGSVMRAISILDTALWDLNARSAGLPLHQYLGSVVEDRVPAYASGGYYLEGKTPAKLGKEMESYVKQGFKAVKMKVGRLSPREEEERVRAARIAVGDDVLLTLDANNAWRDLPTALEYVRRFEDYNPYWIEEPFSPDAIDLHAALAQRTTINVATGEMEAGRWRFRELIEAGGAAILQSDAAVCGGITEWRRISAYADCKGVTVCPHWMHDLHAPLVAATPNARFVEFFLDDQVLNFRNLINKQLTFKNGDLILHKTPGLGFEFDEKTIQKYAGKSAWSKITK, from the coding sequence ATGCCCATTATTGAATCAATCCAGGTAGCTGCGGTAAGTGTGCCATTGGATAAGGTCACCTCATTTTCAACGCGAACCGTTTCAGAGCGCCATTACTGCATCGTCAAAGTACGAAGCAAAGAGGGTCTTGAGGGTATTGGATTTTGTTATGTGGGGAGTGCAGGCGGTGCGATTGCCAAAGTGGCGGTTGAGCAGCTACTCGCCAAAAAACTGATTGGTCAAAATAGCCACCGCTCCGAAGGCCTATGGATGGAGATGTACGATGAATCGATTCTCCAGGGGCGCGCTGGTTCGGTGATGCGCGCCATCTCCATTTTAGATACGGCTTTATGGGACCTTAATGCGCGCTCAGCCGGTTTACCGCTGCACCAGTATTTGGGATCGGTAGTGGAGGACCGAGTGCCGGCCTATGCCAGCGGCGGCTATTACCTGGAAGGTAAAACTCCTGCCAAGCTGGGTAAGGAAATGGAGTCCTATGTTAAACAGGGCTTTAAGGCCGTCAAAATGAAAGTCGGCCGCCTCTCCCCAAGAGAAGAAGAGGAACGTGTCCGGGCGGCACGCATTGCAGTGGGCGATGATGTATTGCTCACGCTTGATGCGAATAATGCATGGCGTGATTTACCAACTGCCCTTGAGTACGTCCGCCGTTTTGAAGATTACAACCCCTACTGGATTGAAGAGCCTTTCTCACCCGATGCGATTGATTTGCATGCTGCGCTTGCGCAGCGCACCACCATCAATGTTGCAACCGGTGAGATGGAAGCAGGGCGTTGGCGCTTTAGGGAGTTGATTGAGGCCGGTGGCGCAGCGATCCTGCAATCGGATGCAGCCGTATGTGGTGGTATTACCGAGTGGCGCCGGATTTCAGCATACGCTGACTGCAAGGGTGTGACGGTTTGTCCGCACTGGATGCATGATCTACACGCCCCGCTGGTTGCGGCAACACCCAATGCGCGCTTCGTCGAGTTTTTCCTAGACGATCAGGTACTCAATTTCCGCAACTTAATCAACAAGCAGTTGACCTTTAAAAATGGCGATTTGATTTTGCACAAAACCCCAGGACTGGGTTTTGAATTCGATGAGAAAACGATTCAAAAGTACGCAGGCAAATCGGCTTGGAGCAAAATCACCAAGTAA
- a CDS encoding M23 family metallopeptidase: MNLFLIPLLRGAQAYFIPFLAIMGLGGYLGMPIASTEANAQTTPNRSKVVVKNNPKQTGIKAPRPANQSLAPKNSSLVDTSKDGELNRDAGGNLDFRVQRGCIKTDSLDGNLPARLGINDAAFFEFFQSQTRSFFSGLRGNCIPYAVAFGKRNRFDSLSIMNGPIRDANTQILTFTPSAFGGFLTQEDRLQSQSPNLVEVELSLSDVLYDAKKVGDILPVELVWELNSIVKQLYPEDSPTTAINANQVRLIVDFGDRDRWAQIWAVEIINTVSQEVLASAFWVDRNDIPGGFFTASGESIERSFWTNPLSYRRISRGVGSVRAGRAKVPAKQAGQAPATVQRWRTHMGIDYAAPTGTPVFSVANGKIAYLGYNGAFGNLIIVEHPGNYRTYYAHLSNYNVELSVGNDVRRGLEIGYVGSTGRSSGPHLHYELRRDGTYIDPYSPAAQLDLWSMRDSDSGQFTRQLLLLGSLPNNE; encoded by the coding sequence GTGAATCTGTTTTTGATCCCCCTCTTGCGCGGTGCACAAGCGTACTTCATCCCCTTCTTGGCGATCATGGGCTTAGGCGGCTACCTCGGTATGCCAATTGCCTCGACTGAGGCGAATGCACAAACGACACCAAATCGCAGCAAGGTAGTTGTTAAAAATAATCCTAAGCAAACTGGTATTAAGGCTCCCCGCCCAGCAAACCAATCCCTTGCGCCCAAAAATTCCAGCTTGGTTGATACCAGCAAAGACGGTGAATTAAATCGAGACGCGGGTGGCAACTTGGATTTTCGAGTGCAGCGCGGTTGCATTAAAACCGATTCGCTGGATGGTAATTTACCCGCACGACTCGGTATTAACGATGCGGCTTTTTTTGAATTCTTTCAAAGTCAAACGCGTAGCTTCTTTTCTGGGCTGCGTGGCAATTGCATTCCCTACGCAGTCGCATTTGGCAAACGCAATCGCTTTGATTCCCTTAGCATCATGAATGGTCCTATACGCGATGCCAACACCCAAATCTTGACCTTTACCCCATCGGCCTTTGGTGGGTTCTTAACTCAAGAAGACCGCCTGCAATCGCAATCCCCCAATCTAGTGGAAGTAGAGCTATCCCTATCCGATGTCTTATATGACGCCAAAAAAGTGGGCGATATCCTGCCCGTTGAGTTGGTCTGGGAACTGAACTCCATCGTGAAGCAGTTGTATCCCGAAGACAGCCCAACCACTGCCATTAATGCCAACCAGGTTCGATTGATTGTGGACTTTGGTGATCGCGATCGCTGGGCTCAAATCTGGGCCGTTGAAATTATTAATACCGTGAGTCAAGAGGTGCTTGCGAGTGCATTCTGGGTTGATCGCAATGACATTCCCGGCGGATTTTTTACCGCTTCGGGTGAGTCAATAGAACGCTCCTTCTGGACCAATCCACTGAGCTATCGCCGCATATCGCGGGGCGTGGGTAGCGTCCGTGCTGGGCGTGCCAAAGTACCCGCCAAGCAAGCAGGCCAAGCCCCAGCCACGGTGCAGCGTTGGCGTACCCATATGGGCATTGATTACGCAGCCCCAACTGGCACTCCGGTCTTTAGTGTTGCTAACGGAAAAATTGCGTACCTTGGTTACAACGGGGCATTTGGTAATCTGATTATTGTTGAGCACCCAGGCAACTACCGCACGTACTACGCCCATTTGAGTAATTACAACGTTGAACTCAGTGTTGGTAATGATGTACGTCGTGGTCTTGAGATTGGCTACGTCGGCTCAACCGGACGATCCAGTGGACCGCACCTGCATTACGAGTTACGGCGAGATGGTACCTACATTGATCCCTATAGTCCTGCCGCGCAGCTCGATCTTTGGTCCATGCGCGATAGCGATAGCGGTCAATTCACACGCCAACTCCTGCTTCTCGGCAGCTTACCGAATAATGAGTAA
- the ccmA gene encoding cytochrome c biogenesis heme-transporting ATPase CcmA yields MSNTPAMNSSALHLQNLACMRGGKTLFADLSVVLEPGHLLRITGSNGAGKSSLLRMLCGLLTPSMGSIQWGENPILADRDFFHTQLIYLGHTPALKGDLSAEENIIAAGSLSGDVITSSMARAALANSGLGHLASRLARTFSQGQKQRVALARLQLAQDKPLWLLDEPFNALDQDANEALQALIQGHLSRGGMVALSSHQLVALDRIDRVVRVNL; encoded by the coding sequence ATGAGTAATACTCCCGCCATGAATTCGTCTGCCTTGCATTTACAAAACCTAGCCTGCATGCGCGGTGGCAAAACCCTATTTGCCGATCTTTCGGTGGTGCTTGAACCCGGTCACCTCTTGCGCATCACCGGTAGCAACGGCGCCGGAAAGTCGAGTTTGTTGCGCATGCTCTGCGGTCTATTAACACCCAGCATGGGTAGCATTCAGTGGGGAGAAAACCCAATCCTTGCGGATCGTGATTTTTTTCATACGCAACTGATTTACTTAGGTCACACTCCAGCACTCAAGGGCGATCTTAGTGCCGAAGAAAACATCATTGCAGCAGGCAGTCTCAGTGGTGATGTAATTACGAGCAGCATGGCACGCGCCGCCTTGGCTAACTCAGGCTTAGGTCATCTGGCTAGTAGATTAGCGCGGACCTTCTCGCAAGGGCAAAAGCAACGGGTTGCCTTGGCGCGCCTGCAGTTGGCACAAGACAAACCATTGTGGCTACTCGATGAGCCATTTAATGCACTGGATCAGGATGCCAATGAAGCCCTGCAAGCATTGATTCAAGGGCATTTAAGCAGAGGTGGCATGGTCGCCTTAAGCAGCCATCAACTGGTCGCCCTTGATCGGATCGACCGCGTAGTTCGGGTGAACTTATGA